The following coding sequences are from one Panicum hallii strain FIL2 chromosome 5, PHallii_v3.1, whole genome shotgun sequence window:
- the LOC112892271 gene encoding elastin-like — MEKRSSSGSASLVLALLLAASLALQPCHGARGVPAGAGPEEKPLRPQNVFGFGGFYPGPTVNWVFPGPNGVTPQVGFGGMPGSGAFPGVGGSGGVSPFTPGGGGAAAGAAAKKP; from the coding sequence ATGGAGAAGAGAAGCAGCAGCGGTAGCGCGAGCCTCGTGCTGGCCCTCCTGCTGGCCGCCTCGCTCGCGCTCCAGCCGTgccacggcgcgcgcggcgtccccgccggcgccgggccGGAGGAGAAGCCGCTCCGGCCCCAGAACGTGTTCGGGTTTGGCGGCTTCTACCCAGGCCCCACCGTCAACTGGGTCTTCCCGGGGCCCAACGGCGTCACCCCGCAGGTCGGCTTCGGCGGGATGCCGGGCTCCGGCGCCTTCCCGGGGGTCGGCGGCAGCGGTGGCGTCTCGCCATTcacgcccggcggcggcggtgctgctgcTGGCGCCGCGGCGAAGAAGCCGTGA